A single region of the Neisseria zoodegmatis genome encodes:
- the orn gene encoding oligoribonuclease, whose translation MTQNANHLCWLDMEMTGLNPETDKIIEVAMIITDQDLNVLAQSEVYAVHQSDDILNNMDEWNTATHARTGLTRRVRESQYTEAEVERKLLDFMAQWIPEKTTPMCGNTIHQDRRFMVRYMPKLEAYFHYRNLDVSTLKELARRWNPAVYKGVVKKGSHQALDDILESIEEMRYYRDTFIKMP comes from the coding sequence ATGACCCAAAACGCAAACCATCTGTGCTGGCTCGATATGGAAATGACCGGGCTGAACCCCGAAACCGACAAAATCATCGAAGTGGCGATGATTATCACCGACCAAGATTTAAACGTGCTGGCTCAGTCGGAAGTGTATGCCGTTCATCAAAGCGATGATATTTTGAACAATATGGACGAGTGGAACACCGCCACCCACGCCCGCACCGGTTTGACCCGGCGCGTCCGCGAATCGCAATACACCGAAGCGGAAGTGGAGCGGAAATTATTGGATTTTATGGCGCAGTGGATTCCCGAGAAAACCACGCCGATGTGCGGCAACACCATTCATCAAGACCGCCGTTTTATGGTGCGGTATATGCCTAAATTGGAAGCCTATTTCCATTACCGCAATTTAGACGTGTCCACGCTGAAAGAGCTGGCGCGCCGCTGGAATCCGGCCGTGTATAAAGGTGTGGTGAAGAAAGGTTCGCATCAGGCTTTGGACGATATTTTGGAAAGCATCGAAGAGATGCGTTATTATCGCGATACTTTTATCAAGATGCCGTAA
- a CDS encoding lipoprotein signal peptidase, translated as MGWILPGRIISLRPLQNPHLRRISTLCAARSFAYLYDMSALAALLRLELHPHLRVLQRSQPV; from the coding sequence ATCGGGTGGATATTGCCCGGTCGGATTATTAGCCTGAGACCTTTGCAAAACCCCCATCTGCGGCGCATTTCTACGTTGTGCGCTGCCCGCTCGTTTGCCTATCTATATGATATGTCTGCACTCGCTGCGCTGCTACGCCTTGAACTGCATCCACATCTGAGGGTTTTGCAAAGGTCTCAGCCTGTATAA
- a CDS encoding Slam-dependent surface lipoprotein, which produces MKDFTFRGKKINNKQANIALSALVLLALSACGGGGDKPSVESTSTTTSNTVTMESSSQSDAQPIAVKGTQANTAAQPTAFRSAAAAPVQPPYTVTINGHTHAGGKKIVLDDFAMSAFSNIPTANNGSVRAYRQKHSIIAGYLGPKRVIAKDDDGKEVIIQDPMKVGLIKGDITQTLPDSGKFTYSGQAFSDTSVGRLNYEVDFNSRKGSGSVTGIAETGAITLKEADIKNVIHHNALDGSRVIGKGIEGVADTQKKGRGDYSLTFFGPNAEEIGGVVYHPGGEVGVGGSRR; this is translated from the coding sequence ATGAAGGACTTCACATTCAGAGGAAAAAAAATCAATAACAAACAAGCAAATATTGCACTTTCAGCTTTAGTTTTACTGGCACTTTCCGCATGTGGCGGCGGGGGCGACAAACCTTCGGTCGAATCTACTTCCACCACAACTTCTAATACGGTAACGATGGAATCATCGTCCCAATCAGATGCCCAACCTATTGCAGTAAAAGGTACGCAAGCAAACACTGCTGCACAACCCACAGCCTTCCGTTCTGCTGCCGCGGCTCCTGTCCAGCCACCCTATACCGTGACCATCAACGGCCATACCCATGCAGGTGGTAAAAAAATTGTGTTGGATGACTTTGCCATGTCTGCGTTCAGCAATATTCCGACAGCCAACAACGGATCCGTGCGTGCCTACCGCCAAAAACATTCCATTATTGCAGGTTATTTAGGCCCCAAACGTGTTATCGCAAAAGATGATGATGGTAAGGAAGTGATCATACAAGACCCGATGAAAGTCGGCCTGATCAAAGGCGATATTACGCAAACTTTACCTGATTCAGGTAAGTTTACTTACAGCGGCCAAGCGTTTAGCGATACGAGTGTAGGCCGTCTGAATTATGAGGTTGACTTCAACAGCCGCAAGGGTAGTGGCAGCGTTACTGGCATTGCTGAAACCGGTGCGATTACGTTGAAAGAAGCCGATATTAAAAACGTGATACATCACAATGCCTTAGACGGCAGCCGCGTTATCGGTAAAGGTATCGAAGGTGTGGCGGATACTCAGAAAAAAGGCCGCGGTGATTACAGCTTAACCTTCTTTGGCCCGAATGCCGAGGAAATCGGCGGTGTGGTTTACCATCCGGGCGGTGAAGTCGGTGTAGGCGGTTCGAGAAGATAA
- the cysE gene encoding serine O-acetyltransferase — translation MKKDHLNTPDFDLWQAIRLETEEAVEAEPLLASFLHQTVLRHSSLDSVLAYHLSSKLSSPIMDARALFEMYQQALCCDTDIIEAVKLDLLACYERDPACDEYSLPLLYFKGFHAIQAHRINHWLYEHGRKTLAYFLQNRSSEVFGVDIHPAARFGHGLMLDHATGFVAGETAVLGNNISILHGVTLGGSGKESGDRHPKVGDGVMIGANASILGNIRIGENAKVGAGSVVVADVPPHTTVVGVPAKQTGKAVKNPAGEMDQSMGFMI, via the coding sequence ATGAAAAAAGACCACCTCAACACCCCCGATTTCGATTTATGGCAGGCCATCCGTTTGGAAACGGAAGAAGCCGTTGAAGCCGAACCGCTGCTGGCAAGCTTTCTGCACCAAACCGTTCTGCGCCATTCCTCGCTGGACTCCGTGCTGGCCTACCATCTGTCGAGCAAACTTTCCAGCCCGATTATGGACGCCCGCGCTCTGTTTGAAATGTATCAGCAGGCGCTGTGCTGCGATACCGACATCATTGAAGCCGTGAAACTCGACCTACTTGCCTGCTACGAGCGCGACCCGGCGTGTGACGAATATTCGCTACCGCTGCTCTATTTCAAAGGCTTTCACGCGATACAGGCCCACCGCATCAATCATTGGCTGTATGAACACGGACGCAAAACGTTGGCTTATTTTCTGCAGAACCGCTCTTCGGAAGTGTTCGGCGTCGATATCCACCCTGCTGCGCGTTTCGGCCACGGCTTGATGCTTGACCACGCCACCGGCTTTGTTGCCGGTGAAACTGCCGTGCTCGGCAACAATATTTCCATTTTGCACGGCGTAACGCTGGGCGGTTCGGGTAAGGAAAGCGGCGACCGCCATCCGAAAGTGGGCGACGGCGTGATGATCGGTGCCAATGCTTCGATTTTGGGTAATATCCGTATCGGCGAAAATGCCAAAGTCGGCGCGGGCAGCGTGGTGGTAGCCGATGTGCCGCCGCACACCACCGTGGTAGGCGTACCCGCCAAGCAAACGGGCAAGGCAGTCAAGAATCCTGCCGGCGAAATGGATCAAAGTATGGGATTTATGATTTAA
- a CDS encoding lipoprotein signal peptidase: MQNPHLRRISALCAARSFAYLYDMSALAALLRLELHPHLRVLQRSQPI; this comes from the coding sequence TTGCAAAACCCCCATCTGCGGCGCATTTCTGCGTTGTGCGCTGCCCGCTCGTTTGCCTATCTATATGATATGTCTGCACTCGCTGCGCTGCTACGCCTTGAACTGCATCCACATCTGAGGGTTTTGCAAAGGTCTCAGCCTATCTGA